One window of Trichomycterus rosablanca isolate fTriRos1 chromosome 2, fTriRos1.hap1, whole genome shotgun sequence genomic DNA carries:
- the rhbdf1a gene encoding inactive rhomboid protein 1 — translation MAEPRRDRTSSLQRKKPPWLKLTIPSAQMSLDEPPTFVQPMKRQGFLRSVSMPVEPSHLASPQRDIFDHRRLALQHQTSITQTIKRGTADWFGVSKDGDATQKWQRKSLRHCSLRYGKLKPQVIREMELPSQDNISLTSTETPPPLYVPSSQHGIPKIVDPLARGRAFRMVEEVDGYSVPHTPITPGAASLCSFTSSRSGLNRVPRRRKRESVAKMSFRAAAALVKGRSFRESTLRQAHRRSFTPASFIEEDVVDFPDELDTSFFARDVHEEMSTFHDEVFESPDSTTKDVESKQLDESELTGSALDKSELERSHLMLPLERGWRKTKEGTPAPPKVRLKQEVVSVSGQRRGQRIAVPVKKLFAREKRPYGLGMVGKLTNRTYRKRIDSYVKRQIEDMDVYRPFFTYWITFVHLLITILAVCIYGIAPVGFSQHETVDSVLRNKGVYENVKFVQQENFWIGPSSEALIHLGAKFSPCMRQDQEVHKQIQKKRDTERNSACCVRNDRSGCLQTSEEECSSTLAEWVKWPQQDPPQLNGRPRQYGSVCHQDPRTCLEPASVAPHEWPDDITKWPICTRYNTGNHTNLPHIDCTITGRPCCIGTKGRCEITSREYCDFMKGYFHEEATLCSQVHCMDDVCGLLPFLNPEKPDQFYRLWLSLFLHAGILHCLVSVLFQMTILRDLEKLAGWLRISIIYILSGITGNLASAIFLPYRAEVGPAGSQFGILACLFVELFQSWQILAQPWRAFAKLLCVVLFLFAFGLLPWIDNFAHICGFVSGFFLSFAFLPYISFGRMDMYRKRCQILVSLTLFLGIFSGFVVLFYVYPIKCEWCELLTCIPLTDKFCEKYDLNAHLH, via the exons ATGGCTGAGCCCAGGCGAGACCGCACTAGCAGCCTGCAGAGAAAGAAGCCACCATGGCTCAAACTGACCATTCCTTCTGCCCAGATGTCTCTAGATGAACCACCCACCTTTGTCCAG CCAATGAAAAGGCAAGGGTTCCTCCGCAGTGTGAGCATGCCTGTTGAACCCTCACATCTTGCATCCCCGCAAAGGGACATTTTTGACCATCGACGACTGGCACTGCAGCACCAGACCTCCATTACACAGACCATCAAGAG GGGCACAGCAGACTGGTTTGGGGTTAGTAAGGATGGTGACGCTACACAGAAATGGCAGAGGAAGAGCCTACGTCACTGCAGCCTGCGCTATGGCAAGCTGAAGCCTCAGGTAATCCGGGAGATGGAGCTCCCCAGCCAGGACAACATTTCTTtgaccagtacagagacaccaCCACCGCTATACGTACCCTCATCTCAGCATGGCATACCAAAG ATCGTGGACCCACTGGCGCGTGGCCGGGCCTTCCGCATGGTCGAAGAGGTGGACGGCTACAGCGTACCCCATACACCCATCACACCTGGTGCTGCCTCCCTCTGTTCCTTCACCAGCTCTAGATCTGGTCTCAACCGGGTACCGCGCAGACGCAAGCGTGAATCTGTAGCCAAGATGAGCTTCAGGGCAGCAGCAGCACTTGTCAAG GGACGATCGTTCAGAGAAAGCACCCTGCGGCAGGCTCACAGACGCAGTTTCACCCCAGCCAGTTTTATTGAGGAGGATGTGGTGGACTTCCCCGATGAGCTGGACACATCCTTCTTTGCCAGA GACGTGCATGAGGAGATGTCTACGTTCCACGATGAGGTGTTCGAGTCTCCTGACTCCACCACCAAGGATGTGGAGAGCAAGCAGCTGGATGAATCAGAGCTGACGGGCAGTGCGCTGGACAAGAGCGAACTGGAGAGGAGTCATCTGATGCT ACCTCTAGAAAGAGGCTGGAGAAAAACCAAAGAGGGAACTCCTGCGCCACCCAAAGTCAGgctaaaacaggaagtggtcaGTGTAAGCGGGCAGCGGCGAGGGCAGAGAATTGCTGTGCCTGTTAAAAAGCTGTTTGCACGTGAGAAAAGGCCTTATGGACTCGGCATGGTGGGCAAACTGACCAATCGGACATACCGCAAACGCATCGACAGCTATGTAAAGAGGCAGATAGAGGACATGGATGTTTATCG GCCGTTCTTTACCTACTGGATCACATTTGTCCACCTCCTCATCACCATCTtggctgtgtgtatttatgGAATAGCACCCGTGGGATTTTCTCAGCATGAGACCGTTGATTCT GTTCTAAGAAATAAAGGTGTCTATGAGAATGTGAAGTTTGTGCAGCAGGAGAATTTCTGGATTGGACCAAGTTCG GAGGCACTGATTCATCTTGGAGCCAAATTCTCACCCTGTATGCGGCAGGACCAGGAGGTTCACAAGCAGATCCAGAAAAAGCGTGACACTGAACGCAACTCAGCCTGCTGTGTGCGAAACGACCGCTCAGGGTGTCTGCAAACATCTGAGGAGGAGTGCTCA AGTACACTGGCTGAGTGGGTGAAGTGGCCACAGCAAGACCCACCACAGCTGAATGGCAGACCTCGTCAGTATGGATCCGTCTGCCATCAGGATCCCAG GACCTGTCTAGAGCCAGCCTCTGTAGCACCTCATGAATGGCCTGATGACATCACTAAATGGCCG ATCTGCACTAGGTATAACACGGGAAATCACACTAACCTGCCTCATATCGACTGTACAATCACTGGCCGACCTTGCTGTATTGGAACTAAAGGAAG GTGTGAGATCACATCGAGAGAGTACTGTGATTTTATGAAGGGTTATTTCCATGAGGAAGCAACACTTTGTTCTCAA GTACACTGTATGGATGATGTGTGTGGCCTTCTACCATTTCTGAATCCAGAGAAACCTGACCAGTTCTACCGGCTATGGCTCTCTCTCTTTTTACATGCTGG GATTCTGCACTGCCTGGTTTCAGTGCTATTTCAGATGACAATCTTGAGAGATCTGGAGaagctggctggctggctgcgCATCTCCATTATATACATCCTGAGTGGCATCACGGGGAACCTAGCCAGTGCCATCTTCCTGCCCTACAGAGCAGAG GTGGGTCCTGCTGGCTCTCAGTTTGGCATCCTGGCATGCCTGTTTGTGGAGCTCTTTCAGAGCTGGCAGATCCTGGCTCAGCCATGGCGGGCATTTGCTAAGCTGCTGTGTGTGGTCTTGTTCCTCTTTGCATTTGGGCTACTGCCCTGGATTGACAACTTTGCCCACATCTGCGGCTTTGTGTCAGGCTTCTTCCTTTCATTTGCCTTCCTGCCATATATAAGCTTCGGCCGCATGGACATGTATCGCAAACGCTGTCAGATCCTCGTCTCACTCACACTCTTCCTAGGCATCTTCTCTGGCTTTGTGGTGCTCTTCTATGTTTACCCCATCAAGTGTGAGTGGTGTGAGCTGCTCACCTGCATTCCCCTTACGGACAAGTTTTGTGAGAAGTACGACCTGAACGCCCATCTCCACTGA